Proteins found in one Nerophis ophidion isolate RoL-2023_Sa linkage group LG21, RoL_Noph_v1.0, whole genome shotgun sequence genomic segment:
- the cbx3a gene encoding chromobox protein homolog 3a, with the protein MFASTDKDADRVLLSSRRTSPPSCFYPSFKEHSMGKKQNTKSRKDSQGGQGVQEEPEEFVVEKVLDQRIANGKVEFFLKWKGFTEADNTWEPEDNLDCPELINAFLESQKNITENPASLKRKASTDEPEMDAKKKAASDKPRGFARNLEPERIIGATDSSGELMFLMKWKDSDEADLVPAREANTKCPQVVISFYEERLTWHSCPEDEAQ; encoded by the exons ATGTTCGCTAGTACGGATAAAGACGCCGACCGCGTGTTGCTGAGCAGTCGCCGTACGAGCCCACCGAGTTGTTTTTATCCGAGCTTTAAAG AGCACAGCATGGGCAAGAAGCAGAATACCAAGAGTAGGAAGGATTCACAGGGGGGGCAGGGCGTGCAAGAAGAACCTGAGGAATTTGTGGTGGAAAAAGTTCTGGACCAGCGTATTGCAAATGGCAAAGTGGAGTTCTTCCTCAAGTGGAAAGGATTTACAGA AGCCGACAACACCTGGGAGCCGGAGGATAACCTGGACTGTCCAGAGCTGATCAACGCGTTTCTGGAATCGCAGAAGAACATCACGGAGAACCCCGCCTCTCTGAAGAGAAAGGCGTCGACGGACGAGCCGGAAATGGACGCGAAAAAGAAAGCTGCT TCTGATAAACCCAGAGGCTTCGCAAGGAACCTTGAGCCCGAGAGGATCATCGGTGCAACAGACAGCAGCGGGGAGTTAATGTTCTTGATGAAATG GAAAGACTCGGACGAAGCAGACCTGGTCCCGGCCCGCGAGGCCAACACcaagtgccctcaggtggtcatcTCCTTCTACGAGGAGAGACTAACGTGGCACTCCTGCCCAGAGGACGAGGCCCAGTAG